The following are encoded together in the Mastacembelus armatus chromosome 6, fMasArm1.2, whole genome shotgun sequence genome:
- the LOC113133030 gene encoding SH2 domain-containing protein 7, with protein sequence MTIGSNHTVLMSRREIERRCSTLYRQEKSRSGKICHYSGSRTKVQKTSCLRSCLMFCFKAWARMDHKEPQTDALTEGTEGQLRELASKWFIETQVPLLVHNGFFPNWFKGFISRKNAEEILREKQLGCFLIRLSDKAIGYILSYRGRDRCRHFVINQNEIGHFVVSGDNEEHHTVSDLVEYYKTSPIEPFGEYLTSSCSETPNEDLYDIIQVGPKEIPVVKAVKNMKKQPSDLASEHPPTRPQKINRTLEEVPPLPRRTWHFDASPQHDKDNVLYAQLKKQSPSQIPKSQPICQDHLPRDNPGRAQLGKSTTCVQNISRCSPSGPDSVYTALSHVLEQSSKSRSLPFLGNCSEGEQYYKLSAPTYTPPRLSPQPTRQATGGLPRSKMTDSRLNSSNNLDYMNDNAIYHLAGRPSGPHTTSSENRPLTSQHYIDSVYSVVSSEALPECFSQDNTYELIPEHEDTAHTEPKINTYEPLEDIRPKVVKNDRRKWLFSEAKRKW encoded by the exons ATGACAATAGGTTCAAACCACACAGTGTTAATGTCAAGAAGAG AAATCGAAAGGCGCTGCTCCACATTATACAGACAGGAGAAATCCAGATCTGGAAAGATTTGTCACTATTCAGGGTCAAGGACAAAGGTTCAGAAAACATCCTGCCTCAGGAGCTGTCTGATGTTTTGCTTTAAG GCTTGGGCAAGAATGGACCACAAAGAACCACAGACGGACGCCCTAACTGAAGGGACTGAAGGACAACTCAGAGAACTGGCCTCAAAATGGTTCATAGAGACTCAAGTGCCACTCCTCGTCCATAACGGCTTCTTCCCCAATTGGTTTAAGGGCTTCATCTCCAGAAA GAATGCTGAAGAAATACtcagagaaaagcagctggGTTGTTTCCTGATCCGTCTTAGTGATAAGGCCATCGGATACATACTGTCCTATAG AGGCAGGGATCGCTGTCGACACTTTGtgataaatcaaaatgaaataggACATTTTGTAGTCTCTGGAGACAATGAGGAACACCACACAGTCTCTGATCTAGTGGAATACTACAAGACAAGCCCCATTGAACCATTTGGAGAGTATCTCACATCTTCATGTTCTGAG acaCCAAATGAAGATTTATATGATATTATACAAGTCGGCCCTAAAGAAATACCAGTGGTAAAAGCTGTGaagaacatgaaaaaacaacCGTCTGACTTAGCCTCAGAGCACCCGCCCACACGACCGCAGAAGATCAATAGGACACTAGAG GAAGTACCACCTTTGCCTCGAAGGACCTGGCACTTTGATGCTAGTCCCCAACATGACAAGGACAATGTTTTGTATGCTCAGCTCAAGAAGCAATCACCCAGTCAGATACCAAAATCCCAACCCATCTGTCAGGACCATTTGCCCAGAGATAATCCAGGGAGGGCTCAACTTGGGAAATCCACAACCTGTGTTCAGAACATCAGCCGGTGTAGCCCTTCTGGACCCGACTCTGTTTACACTGCACTCTCCCATGTATTAGAGCAGAGCAGCAAGAGCAGGTCTTTGCCATTTCTGGGTAACTGCTCTGAAGGGGAGCAGTATTACAAGTTGAGTGCACCCACGTACACGCCACCAAGACTTTCCCCCCAGCCCACCAGACAAGCCACAGGCGGTCTCCCACGGTCAAAGATGACAGACAGTAGGCTGAACAGCAGCAATAATCTGGACTACATGAATGATAATGCCATCTATCATCTGGCTGGCAGACCTAGCGGCCCACACACTACATCATCTGAGAATAGACCACTGACTTCACAGCACTATATTGACTCAGTGTACAGTGTGGTCTCCAGTGAAGCCCTCCCCGAATGCTTCTCTCAGGACAATACATATGAGCTGATTCCTGAGCATGAGGATACAGCTCACACTGAGCCAAAGATTAACACCTATGAGCCTCTGGAGGACATCAGACCCAAGGTGGTAAAG AATGACAGAAGGAAATGGCTCTTCTCAGAGGCCAAGAGGAAATGGTGA
- the cib2 gene encoding LOW QUALITY PROTEIN: calcium and integrin-binding family member 2 (The sequence of the model RefSeq protein was modified relative to this genomic sequence to represent the inferred CDS: deleted 1 base in 1 codon) — MGNKQTIFTDEQLDAYQDCTFFTRKEILRLHGRYHELAPHLVPMDYTNEPDCKLPLALIVNMPELKENPFRNRIVESFSEDGMGNLSFNEFVDMFSVLSEMAPRELKAIYAFKIYDFNVDNYLCKEDLEKTLNKLTKEELTPEEVELVCEKTIEEADLDGDNKLSFADFENMISRAPDFLSTFHIRI; from the exons ATGGGAAATAAGCAAACAATATTTACCGACGAGCAACTTGATGCCTACCAG GACTGTACTTTTTTTACCCGCAAAGAAATTCTGCG gTTGCACGGCAGATACCATGAGTTGGCTCCACATCTTGTACCAATGGACTATACCAATGAACCTGATTGTAAACTACCTTTAGCCCTGATAGTCAATATGCCAGagttaaag GAAAACCCATTCCGCAACAGGATTGTAGAGTCTTTCTCTGAGGATGGGATGGGGAATCTCAGCTTCAATGAATTTGTGGACATGTTCTCTGTCCTCAGTGAAATGGCTCCTAGAGAACTCAAGGCCATATATGCCTTCAAAATATACG ATTTCAATGTAGATAACTACTTGTGCAAAGAGGACCTGGAGAAGACTCTGAACAAGCTGACC AAGGAGGAGCTGACTCCTGAAGAGGTTGAGCTGGTGTGTGAGAAAACCATAGAAGAGGCGGATTTGGACGGAGACAACAAACTCTCCTTTGCTGACTTTGAAAATATGATATCTCGGGCTCCTGACTTCTTAAG TACCTTCCATATACGAATTTGA
- the lrrc61 gene encoding leucine-rich repeat-containing protein 61, with product MDSKREKDQDADYEKITAVLLKSRTGEFDLESILFLKLRGLGIHDLGCIGECINLERLDLSGNNITNLAPLASLRLLSVLNLSANRISSLEPLRSCESLQNLNVAGNVISSVESLHCLQSLRKLENIRLKDNTYNYSNPVCRNASYRTVVLEMFPNIKVLDGERVVGRGSDLYQLCKDIDDTIKAGLYKNGQLIEHPDCKPWVEDSYWEIKRSNNAIIEEAYKQFNDVLHECRLLNNRAVHVISQTERSMSLKKQPKQYAI from the exons ATGGATTCAAAGCGAGAGAAAGACCAAG ATGCAGATTATGAGAAGATAACTGCTGTGCTGCTCAAGTCACGTACAGGAGAATTTGATTTGGAATCGATACTGTTTCTCAAATTGAGAGGTCTTG GAATACATGATCTTGGATGTATTGGGGAGTGTATAAATTTGGAAAGACTGGACCTCTCTGGAAATAATATCACAAATTTAGCTCCTCTAGCATCTCTTCGACTGCTTTCTGTACTTAATTTGTCTGCTAACAGGATCTCCAGTTTAG AGCCACTGCGCAGTTGTGAGAGTTTACAGAACTTAAACGTGGCTGGTAATGTCATATCCAG TGTTGAGAGCCTTCACTGCCTGCAGTCTTTAAGAAAGCTAGAAAATATACGTCTTAAAGACAACACTTACAATTACTCTAATCCAG tgtgcaggAACGCATCATATAGAACCGTAGTTCTGGAGATGTTCCCCAACATTAAGGTGCTGGACG GTGAAAGAGTGGTTGGACGTGGCAGTGACTTGTACCAGTTGTGCAAAGACATCGATGACACCATCAAAG CTGGTTTATACAAGAATGGACAGCTTATTGAACATCCTGATTGCAAGCCGTGGGTGGAAGATAGTTACTGGGAGATAAAGAGATCAAACAATGCCATTATTGAAGAAGCCTACAAGCAGTTTAACG ATGTTCTTCATGAATGCAGACTCCTCAACAACAGAGCTGTTCATGTAATTTCACAAACTGAAAGATCTATGAGCCTGAAGAAACAGCCGAAGCAGTATGCCATCTGA
- the idh3a gene encoding isocitrate dehydrogenase [NAD] subunit alpha, mitochondrial isoform X1, with protein MAGKAWRSAIINLLRKWGLSVNGKDKIKAQEVSRVVGVLMKETPQPRTFIRGMQTVTLIPGDGIGPEISTAVMKIFEAAKAPIQWEERNVTAIQAPGGKWIIPPDAKESMNRNKIGLKGPLKTPIAAGHPSMNLLLRKTFDLYANVRPCVSIEGYKTPYTNVDLVTIRENTEGEYSGIEHVIVDGVVQSIKLITEQASQRIAEYAFEYARNNKRASVTAVHKANIMRMSDGLFLRKCREAAEKNKDVKFTEMYLDTVCLNMVQDPTQFDVLVMPNLYGDILSDLCAGLIGGLGVTPSGNIGANGVAIFESVHGTAPDIAGKDMANPTALLLSAVMMLRHMGLHGHAKKIETACFDVIRDKKVLTKDLGGNSKCSEFTQEICQRVQDSKDA; from the exons ATGGCAGGGAAGGCATGGAGGTCAGCG ATTATAAATCTACTAAGAAAGTGGGGCTTGTCGGTCAATGGCAAGGATAAAATCAAGGCACAGGAA GTGTCCAGGGTGGTTGGAGTGTTGATGAAAGAGACTCCACAACCCAGAACATTCATACGTGGG aTGCAAACTGTTACTTTAATCCCTGGCGATGGAATTGGTCCAGAAATCTCCACTGCTGTTATGAAGATTTTTGAAGCAGCTAAA GCACCTATTCAGTGGGAAGAGAGAAACGTTACAGCCATTCAGGCCCCTGGTGGAAAGTGGATCATTCCCCCAGATGCCAAAGAATccatgaacagaaacaaaattggCCTGAAAG GTCCTTTGAAGACACCAATAGCCGCTGGCCATCCCTCTATGAACCTGCTCCTGAGGAAAACCTTTGACCTCTATGCAAATGTGCGCCCCTGTGTATCCATTGAGGGCTACAAAACCCCCTACACTAACGTGGACCTGGTCACAATTAGGGAGAACACAGAGGGAGAATACAGTGGGATTGAACATGTA ATTGTTGATGGAGTTGTACAGAGTATTAAGCTCATTACAGAGCAAGCCAGCCAACGCATTGCAGAGTATGCTTTTGAATATGCCAGAAACAATAAGAGGGCCAGTGTTACTGCTGTCCATAAGGCCAATATTAT GCGCATGTCAGATGGACTTTTTCTGCGAAAATGCAGAGAGGCTGCTGAAAAGAACAAAGATGTGAAATTCACTGAGATGTACTTGGATACTGTGTGCCTTAAT ATGGTACAAGATCCCACACAGTTTGATGTACTGGTGATGCCAAATTTGTATGGAGACATCTTGAG TGATCTTTGTGCTGGACTAATTGGAGGTCTTGGGGTGACTCCTAGTGGAAACATTGGTGCCAATGGTGTGGCCATCTTTGAGTCG GTTCATGGAACTGCCCCAGATATAGCAGGGAAAGACATGGCTAATCCTACTGCCTTGCTGCTTAGTGCAGTCATGATGCTACGACACATGGGCCTGCATGGCCATGCCAAGAAGATCGAAACTGCCTGCTTTGACGTCATTCGAGACAAAAAg GTTCTAACAAAAGACCTGGGAGGAAACTCAAAGTGCTCAGAATTCACGCAAGAAATATGTCAAAGGGTGCAAGATTCAAAGGATGCTTAA
- the idh3a gene encoding isocitrate dehydrogenase [NAD] subunit alpha, mitochondrial isoform X2 yields the protein MAGKAWRSAVSRVVGVLMKETPQPRTFIRGMQTVTLIPGDGIGPEISTAVMKIFEAAKAPIQWEERNVTAIQAPGGKWIIPPDAKESMNRNKIGLKGPLKTPIAAGHPSMNLLLRKTFDLYANVRPCVSIEGYKTPYTNVDLVTIRENTEGEYSGIEHVIVDGVVQSIKLITEQASQRIAEYAFEYARNNKRASVTAVHKANIMRMSDGLFLRKCREAAEKNKDVKFTEMYLDTVCLNMVQDPTQFDVLVMPNLYGDILSDLCAGLIGGLGVTPSGNIGANGVAIFESVHGTAPDIAGKDMANPTALLLSAVMMLRHMGLHGHAKKIETACFDVIRDKKVLTKDLGGNSKCSEFTQEICQRVQDSKDA from the exons ATGGCAGGGAAGGCATGGAGGTCAGCG GTGTCCAGGGTGGTTGGAGTGTTGATGAAAGAGACTCCACAACCCAGAACATTCATACGTGGG aTGCAAACTGTTACTTTAATCCCTGGCGATGGAATTGGTCCAGAAATCTCCACTGCTGTTATGAAGATTTTTGAAGCAGCTAAA GCACCTATTCAGTGGGAAGAGAGAAACGTTACAGCCATTCAGGCCCCTGGTGGAAAGTGGATCATTCCCCCAGATGCCAAAGAATccatgaacagaaacaaaattggCCTGAAAG GTCCTTTGAAGACACCAATAGCCGCTGGCCATCCCTCTATGAACCTGCTCCTGAGGAAAACCTTTGACCTCTATGCAAATGTGCGCCCCTGTGTATCCATTGAGGGCTACAAAACCCCCTACACTAACGTGGACCTGGTCACAATTAGGGAGAACACAGAGGGAGAATACAGTGGGATTGAACATGTA ATTGTTGATGGAGTTGTACAGAGTATTAAGCTCATTACAGAGCAAGCCAGCCAACGCATTGCAGAGTATGCTTTTGAATATGCCAGAAACAATAAGAGGGCCAGTGTTACTGCTGTCCATAAGGCCAATATTAT GCGCATGTCAGATGGACTTTTTCTGCGAAAATGCAGAGAGGCTGCTGAAAAGAACAAAGATGTGAAATTCACTGAGATGTACTTGGATACTGTGTGCCTTAAT ATGGTACAAGATCCCACACAGTTTGATGTACTGGTGATGCCAAATTTGTATGGAGACATCTTGAG TGATCTTTGTGCTGGACTAATTGGAGGTCTTGGGGTGACTCCTAGTGGAAACATTGGTGCCAATGGTGTGGCCATCTTTGAGTCG GTTCATGGAACTGCCCCAGATATAGCAGGGAAAGACATGGCTAATCCTACTGCCTTGCTGCTTAGTGCAGTCATGATGCTACGACACATGGGCCTGCATGGCCATGCCAAGAAGATCGAAACTGCCTGCTTTGACGTCATTCGAGACAAAAAg GTTCTAACAAAAGACCTGGGAGGAAACTCAAAGTGCTCAGAATTCACGCAAGAAATATGTCAAAGGGTGCAAGATTCAAAGGATGCTTAA
- the dnaja gene encoding dnaJ homolog subfamily A member 4: MVHETGYYDLLGVSPKASSEEIKKAYRKLALKYHPDKNPNEGEKFKLISQAYEVLSDPKKRDLYDHGGEQAIKEGGMSGGHSPMDIFNMFFGGGGRMQRERRGKNVVHQLGVTLEEMYNGATRKLGLQKNVICEKCEGYGGKKGALEKCSNCKGRGVQVKVQQIGPGMIQQIQSMCPDCQGQGEKFNSKDRCKNCNGHKVERKKKILEVHVDKGMKDGQKITFHGEGDQEPGLEPGDVIIVLDQKEHPVFQRQDDNLVIKLDIKLVEALCGFKKTIETLDKRMLVITTEPGEVIKHNDVKCVQNEGMPLFRDPYERGQLIIQFKVEFPEKHWLPEHLMFQLERLLPPRDDVMITDDMEEVELCEVDVRTEQRSFSGEAYEEDEDGPRAGVQCQTQ; encoded by the exons ATGGTTCACGAAACCGGCTACTACGATCTGTTGGGTGTCAGCCCCAAAGCTTCGTCGGAAGAAATTAAGAAAGCCTACAGAAAACTCGCACTGAAATATCACCCCGATAAGAACCCCAACGAAGGAGAGAAG TTCAAGCTCATATCTCAGGCATACGAGGTCCTTTCAGATCCTAAGAAGAGAGACTTGTATGACCATGGAGGGGAACAAGCGATCAAAGAAGGAGGAATGAGCGGTGGACATTCCCCTATGGACATTTTCAACATGTTCTTTGGAGGTGGTGGGaggatgcagagagagagaagag GGAAGAATGTTGTCCATCAGCTTGGTGTTACATTGGAGGAGATGTACAATGGTGCCACCAGGAAGCTTGGACTccagaaaaatgtaatttgtgaaaaatgtgaag gttaCGGTGGTAAGAAAGGTGCCTTGGAGAAGTGTTCAAATTGCAAAGGAAGAGGAGTACAAGTCAAAGTGCAACAGATTGGACCAGGCATGATCCAACAAATCCAAAGCATGTGTCCAGACTGCCAGGGACAGGGTGAGAAATTCAACTCAAAGGATCGCTGCAAGAACTGCAATGGACACAAAGTTGAGCGCAAGAAGAAAATTCTTGAAGTTCACGTTGACAAAG GTATGAAAGATGGtcagaaaattacatttcatgGAGAAGGTGACCAGGAACCTGGATTGGAGCCTGGGGATGTTATAATTGTGCTGGATCAGAAGGAGCACCCTGTTTTCCAGAGACAAGATGATAATTTAGTAATCAAGTTGGATATCAAACTTGTCGAGGCCCTGTGTGGTTTCAAGAAGACCATTGAAACATTAGACAAAAGAATGCTCGTCATCACCACAGAGCCAG GTGAAGTAATCAAGCATAATGATGTAAAATGTGTTCAGAATGAGGGCATGCCACTTTTTAGGGATCCCTATGAAAGGGGACAGCTTATTATTCAGTTCAAG GTGGAATTCCCAGAAAAACACTGGCTCCCAGAGCATCTTATGTTCCAGCTGGAAAGACTGCTTCCTCCCAGGGACGATGTGATGATTACTGATGACATGGAGGAGGTGGAACTTTGTGAGGTGGATGTGCGGACAGAACAGAGGAGCTTCAGTGGAGAAGCTtatgaggaagatgaggatggACCCAGAGCCGGAGTGCAATGTCAGACACAGTGA
- the rps27l gene encoding 40S ribosomal protein S27-like, with protein sequence MPLARDLLHPTVDHERRQHKKKRLVQSPNSYFMDVKCPGCYKITTVFSHAQTVVLCVGCSTVLCQPKGGKARLTEGCSFRRKQH encoded by the exons ATGCCT CTGGCCAGAGATCTCCTCCACCCTACTGTTGATCATGAGAGAAGacaacataaaaagaaaagacttgTTCAGAGTCCTAACTCCTACTTTATGGATGTGAAGTGTCCAG GCTGCTACAAGATCACCACTGTGTTCAGCCATGCACAGACAGTGGTACTCTGTGTGGGATGCTCAACTGTGTTGTGCCAGCCAAAAGGAGGAAAGGCCAGACTGACAGAGG GTTGTTCTTTCAGGAGAAAGCAACACTAA
- the LOC113133558 gene encoding ras-related protein Rab-8B, protein MAKTYDYLFKLLLIGDSGVGKTCLLFRFSEDSFNTTFISTIGIDFKIRTIELDGKRVKLQIWDTAGQERFRTITTAYYRGAMGIMLVYDICNDKSFENIKNWIRNIEEHASSDVEKMILGNKCDMTDRRQVSKDRGEKLAIDYGVKFLETSAKSSLNVEEAFYTMGRDILHNLSSKTTDSNAGGSGKPVKITEKKSKRIKLFKCSLL, encoded by the exons ATGGCGAAAACCTACGATTATCTCTTCAAATTGTTGCTCATCGGAGACAGTGGAGTCGGGAAGACATGCCTGCTGTTCAGGTTCAGCGAGGACTCTTTCAACACCACCTTCATATCCACAATAG GAATAGACTTCAAAATCAGAACAATTGAGCTCGATGGAAAGAGAGTCAAACTTCAAATTTG GGACACTGCGGGACAGGAAAGATTTCGCACCATCACTACAGCTTACTACAGAGGAGCTATG GGCATTATGTTGGTGTACGACATCTGCAATGACAAGtcttttgaaaatataaaaaactggATTAGAAATATCGAAGAG CATGCCTCATCTGATGTGGAGAAAATGATCCTGGGTAACAAATGTGACATGACTGACAGGAGACAGGTGTCCAAAGACAGAGGTGAAAAA CTGGCTATTGATTATGGAGTTAAGTTCTTGGAAACCAGTGCAAAGTCTAGCCTAAATGTGGAGGAG GCTTTTTATACCATGGGAAGAGACATATTACATAACCTGAGCTCAAAGACA acCGACAGCAATGCCGGAGGATCAGGCAAGCCAGTCAAGATCACAGAGAAAAAGTCTAAAAGAATTAAACTATTCAAGTGTTCACTCCTCTAG